In Mycobacterium branderi, the DNA window CAGCAACTCGGCGGCCTTGTCCTTTTCGCCGGCCTCGGTGGCCTCGCGGAACGCGCGAACAGCCGTGCGCAGCGACGATTTCACCGACTTGTTGCGCAGTCGCCGGCGCTCGTTGGTGCGGTTGCGCTTCTGCTGCGACTTGATGTTGGCCACGCGGTAGTTCCTTCGTCGATCTCAACGGGAGTATTTGGGCTGCACATGCCGGGTCAGGCGGCAGCGAGTGACCAGGTTATCAGTAGCCGCGGCGTTCTCCCAAAGCAGAGCCCACTGGCCTGCGGAAACGGCCGTCGAACAGGCGATCGGCGCCATAGTGTGCGGTTATGGATGCCCGCCGCCCGCTGCTGGCTCTGTGGGCCGCGATCTGCATCGGCCTGCTGTTGGGGGCTGTGGCGATCGGAGT includes these proteins:
- the rpsT gene encoding 30S ribosomal protein S20, encoding MANIKSQQKRNRTNERRRLRNKSVKSSLRTAVRAFREATEAGEKDKAAELLASTSRKLDKAASKGVIHKNQAANKKSALARAFNKL